One stretch of Miscanthus floridulus cultivar M001 chromosome 18, ASM1932011v1, whole genome shotgun sequence DNA includes these proteins:
- the LOC136524553 gene encoding EG45-like domain containing protein, whose product MSKAAAVVLLVAALLGCLVSESLADQGTATYYTVDTPSACYGYQDEGTMIAAASDSLWNGGAACGTTYTITCVGGTNDTPNPCNGGASITVKIVDRCPSPGCQATLDLSQEAFAAIGNVDAGKIVIDYNQV is encoded by the exons ATGTCAAAGGCTGCTGCCGTCGTTCTGCTCGTCGCCGCCCTGCTCGGCTGCCTTGTCTCGGAGTCGCTCGCCGACCAGGGCACTGCCACCTACTACACCGTCGACACTC CGTCGGCGTGCTACGGGTACCAGGACGAGGGCACAATGATCGCGGCGGCGAGCGACTCGCTGTGGAACGGCGGCGCGGCGTGCGGCACGACGTACACGATCACTTGCGTCGGGGGCACCAACGACACCCCGAACCCCTGCAACGGCGGCGCCTCCATCACCGTCAAGATCGTCGACCGCTGCCCATCGCCCGGCTGCCAGGCCACGCTCGACCTCTCCCAGGAGGCCTTCGCCGCCATCGGCAACGTCGACGCCGGCAAGATCGTCATCGATTACAACCA GGTGTAA